One Selenomonadales bacterium genomic window carries:
- a CDS encoding diacylglycerol kinase family protein codes for MRIMQSFRYAARGIITAYREERQMKVHTAAAVMAVVCGIVADLSRAEWAILALTIAMVITLELVNTAVERVVDMVTEDYHPLAEKAKDIAAGAVLAGAITSVIVGICLFGTRVIEWMGGFLWIR; via the coding sequence ATGCGTATTATGCAGTCGTTTCGCTATGCTGCGCGAGGCATCATAACGGCGTATCGCGAAGAACGGCAGATGAAAGTGCATACAGCCGCGGCGGTGATGGCTGTTGTGTGCGGCATCGTAGCTGACTTGTCGCGGGCGGAGTGGGCGATCCTTGCGCTCACGATCGCTATGGTCATCACGCTCGAACTCGTCAATACAGCTGTCGAACGCGTCGTCGATATGGTGACGGAAGACTATCATCCGCTTGCCGAAAAAGCGAAGGATATTGCCGCAGGTGCCGTTTTGGCAGGCGCGATCACATCTGTTATCGTCGGCATTTGCTTGTTTGGCACGCGCGTGATAGAATGGATGGGAGGCTTTTTATGGATACGTTGA
- a CDS encoding cytidine deaminase: protein MDTLMDMARQARVNAYIPYSKFAVGAALLAKSGRIYTGANIENASYGLTICAERTAIVKAVSEGEREFEAIAIAADTKEPVLPCGACLQVMAEFHIDRVILGNLTEEKEVLLSDLLPHNFTL, encoded by the coding sequence ATGGATACGTTGATGGACATGGCAAGACAAGCACGCGTCAATGCCTATATACCATATTCAAAATTTGCCGTCGGCGCGGCACTTCTCGCCAAAAGCGGACGAATCTACACGGGCGCGAATATCGAGAATGCCTCGTACGGACTGACGATCTGTGCCGAACGCACAGCCATCGTTAAGGCGGTATCGGAAGGGGAACGCGAATTTGAAGCGATCGCCATTGCCGCCGATACAAAAGAGCCCGTACTGCCGTGCGGAGCGTGTCTGCAAGTCATGGCGGAGTTTCACATCGATAGAGTGATCCTCGGCAATCTGACAGAAGAAAAAGAAGTCTTGTTATCGGACTTATTGCCGCATAACTTTACCTTGTAA